TTGTTTTAACAGAGGATATTGATACAAAGGAGAGGATTCTAAGAGCTTACTATGAAACAATCTTCTATAAAGATCTTGTGGAGAGGTATAGGGTTGACCCCACATTATTAGATGCCTTCTTAAGATATGCTGTAACATGCTTTTCCAAACAAGTAAGCATCTCCAAAATATACAATTACCTGAAGACTTTGGGATTGAAGTGCAGTAAATCCACCCTAATCAAATACTTAAAATACTCAGAAGAAATCTTCCTCCTATTCCCCACAGAAATATTCTCCTACTCAATAAAGGAGAGGAAGCAGTATCCGAAAAAGCTATACGTTGTAGATAATGGCATAGTTAGAGCGATTTATCCAGATGCTGAGAGAAGTTTTGGTAGATTGATGGAAAATGTGGTTGCAATAGAATTACTAAGGAGGAGGGAGGGGTCAAAGTTTGAAGTTTTCTACTGGAAGGAGTATGGGAAGAGAGATGGAAACGAAGTAGACTTCGTTATTCGGGAAGGTATAAGCATTAAGAAGTTAATTCAAGTTACATATGCCAACAGCAAAGATGACATTGAAAGAAGGGAAATTGGAAATTTAATTAAAGCTTCTGAAGAATTGAAATGCAAAGATTTACTAATAATCACATGGGATTATGAAGGTGAATTGGAAGTTGAAGGTAGAAGAATTAAGTGTTTACCTTTATGGAAATGGCTGATAAGCTCTAGCCTATAGAATAAAGGGCAATTAAATTCCACTTTAAATAAATCTCTACACATTCACACCCCCCACGACTTGCATGAAAACGTTTTAGCTATTTATAAAACAATGATGAAGCAAGTGAAGCAACAAAGCATAAACATAGTAGCTAACCCTCAACTTCCTCAACAACCCATCCCCCAATCCATCTACCATGAATTCTAGGGGACCTCAACTTCCATAAGACTGTCGGATATCTATAAATTCCAGTTTCAAAACTCTCACTAAGCTTCTCCTCCAACACCTTAGCAATGAATTCACTCCTAGCCATATTCATCGATCTACAGAGTTCATCAACTCTCCTTAGAAGATTTTCAGGGATGCTTATACTTATCTTAACATTCACCATACTATTAAACAATACTTTTACCCACTATTTTAATTCTCCCATCTTAAATTGGGATATCTGG
This DNA window, taken from Candidatus Culexarchaeum yellowstonense, encodes the following:
- a CDS encoding ATP-binding protein: MREEDFRVVLSEWRVSRLPELVEREIRLPLEPTTIVAIIGPRQAGKTFRMFQLVRELSGMVSRENMLYVNFEHERLRNLDANDLEDMMKVFYQLFLPVENTPIYLFLDEIQNVRDWDRWVRRVYESGKFRIFISGSSSKLSSKEIATSLRGRSIDFTVFPFSFREFLKAKRVELKNVEMLSYLEERGRILRLTEEYVKFGGYPKVVLTEDIDTKERILRAYYETIFYKDLVERYRVDPTLLDAFLRYAVTCFSKQVSISKIYNYLKTLGLKCSKSTLIKYLKYSEEIFLLFPTEIFSYSIKERKQYPKKLYVVDNGIVRAIYPDAERSFGRLMENVVAIELLRRREGSKFEVFYWKEYGKRDGNEVDFVIREGISIKKLIQVTYANSKDDIERREIGNLIKASEELKCKDLLIITWDYEGELEVEGRRIKCLPLWKWLISSSL
- a CDS encoding ribbon-helix-helix domain-containing protein; the protein is MFNSMVNVKISISIPENLLRRVDELCRSMNMARSEFIAKVLEEKLSESFETGIYRYPTVLWKLRSPRIHGRWIGGWVVEEVEG